The window AGTAAAGATGGCCTGATTCCGCCGGGCGGAAGTTGGAAATCTCGCCTTCTACCCAAACGTCGGTATATGCCCGCTCAACCGTGGTACGAACGGCGCTGACCAGATCGGCAACGCGCCAGATGCGGCGAGCGGGCGTCTGCTCGAAGGTGAAGCCGAGTTGGCTTTCAGAAGACAACATGGCAGTTTAGCAGGGGCATGCCGCGAGCCTTTGCGGACCTCGAAGAATGGGAAACTCTAGAAAGGAATCAGAACTAGAAGCCTAAGCAAAAAGGGAAGCTGAAGCATTAGCTTGCAAAGCTATGCATGCTATGCTAGCATTGCTTAAATCGAGGTGGGCATGAAGTCAGATCTTACGCAATCTGTTTCCGATCTGATCAGAGATCACGTATCTGAAACCTATCTGAAGACCGCTATCCAGGAAGGAAAGACGACCTTCACAGTCAGCGTTGGCGCAGTGCATAAGGCGCTGCGGCTGGCGAATCGCGTCCCCCAAGTCTGTGCGGCCCTGGAATCCAGAAAACTGCTGGAAGAGAATCGACTGCGGATCGTGTCGAAGACTGGACCGCCTTCCGGCCAAAGCACAACGGTGACGTTCACATATGAAATTCTTTCTCTTGATGCAAAGACCCAGCCTCCAGCAAACCCTTTGGCAGGACTCCGTGGCGTAGCAAAGGACCTCTTCCGGCAATTAGGTGGCGGAGAGACTTTCATTCGACAAGAGCGCAGCAGTTTTACCGAAAAGTAAATCCCTAAAAGAAGGCGAATCCATGAGCCGGATCTACTGGGACACGATGCTGTTTGTTTACTGGCTGGAGGACCATCCAGTCTATGCAAAACGGGTGCGGCACATTCTCTCGAAAATGGAGGAGCGCCAGGACCGGCTTTGTACCAGCGCGTTTACGGCTGGAGAAGTCCTGGTGGGTCCGCACAAGATGAAGGCTTCAGCAATCGCAAAACAGATTCGTGACGTTTTTGAAAGCCCGTTCGTAGAAGTGCTGCCTTTCACTCTGGCCACCGCGGACCTTTATGCGCGGATCCGGGCGAACCATGGAGTTTCACCCGCCGACGCCATCCATCTAGCGTGCGCTTCCCAGGCTGCGACGGATCTCTTTCTTACGAATGACGCTGCGTTGACGAACAAGATTATTCCTGGCATTCACTTTATTGCGGGGTTGGATACCAATCTTTTTTAAAGTCTACTGAAGGCGCGACAGGACAACCAGCCAAGGAAAAAGCTGCGTCCCAAAATGGTCCTGGAACGCTGCATAAAAATCAGAAATTTGGCGCCAGCGTGAGCCTTCAGCGTTACGATCAGAAATCTGTAGGACTCTCTGGTCTCGGACGCAGGGAGTGGACTATACCACCTTTACTCAAGGAGCGAACCAATGTTTAGAAGAAGCATTATGGCCGCGATGCTCGCAGCCGCTCTTTCGGCGAGCGCTATATCTATCCATCAATTGAGAACCGGAACGCAGGCAATTGTGGCGTGTGGAAGTTTCTGCACTACCGGCGACATCTGTAAACGTCCATGCGGCTGCTGTTTTGGCGTGGGCGGCGGCACCGTGGGCACTTGCCAGCCGGAATGCCCAGCACCTGCCCGAAAAAACTAAGTAATTAAAAAGAAGAACGTGCGAAAATTCTGTTGGCCTCGATGTTCATGGCGGTGTTCTCGGTCAGTGCGCTTTCAGTCCACCAGGTTCTCCCGCACGACCGCCTGCGGGAGCCTTCGTGAAGACCACGGCCTGCGCAGCGCCATGCATGTGTTTTATCGTCAGCGGCACTACTGGTCTTTGCCAATTGGAAGGTCCTTCGCCTCCACCAGACGGTGTACGGAAATAGCATCGCGAGCGGGGGCCAGGATGAAACTTGTTGCATGGCCCCCCTTCGCTTTTAGATTTGCAGGAAGAGCTAGTGGTTGGCGTTGGAGGTTTCCGCAGCCTGCTTCAATTCCTGATTCACCTGTTCCAGCAGGTCCTTGGCTTTCTGAGCGTGACCACCCAGGTCCCACTCGTTGGCCTTCTGCGCGGCAATCACTTTGTCATAGGCTTGCGCGGACAGTTTCTGTGCCGCGGCAAGATTGGGGTGACGCTTGGGGTTGACATTTTTCGCTGGCTTCTGAGCGAACACGAAGCCGGTGCACAGCAGCGCCACGCACAATATGATTCCAATCCATCGGTTGCGTTTCATGGTTTCTCCTCGTCTCAATTTTTAATGATTTTCGATTCGCGGCTTTTTCGAGCGGAGCCCGGCGGGATTGAGGAATCCGATGTGCCGTCTTTCCGGCTGCCG is drawn from Terriglobia bacterium and contains these coding sequences:
- a CDS encoding PIN domain-containing protein, producing MSRIYWDTMLFVYWLEDHPVYAKRVRHILSKMEERQDRLCTSAFTAGEVLVGPHKMKASAIAKQIRDVFESPFVEVLPFTLATADLYARIRANHGVSPADAIHLACASQAATDLFLTNDAALTNKIIPGIHFIAGLDTNLF